Proteins from a single region of Allocatelliglobosispora scoriae:
- a CDS encoding acyl-CoA mutase large subunit family protein, protein MNADEIAAGRDRWQHRFDSAHQRQADFTTLSGVEVDPVYGPAEGDTVAGFERIGWPGEFPFTRGLYPTGYRGRTWTIRQFAGYGNAHQTNERYHQILGAGGGGLSVAFDMPTLMGRDSDDPRSLGEVGHCGVAVDSAADMEILFNGIDLAKVTTSMTISGPAVPVFCMYLVAAERQGATLRDLDGTLQTDIFKEYIAQKEWLFEPEPHLRLIGDLMEYCNAEIPRYKPLSVSGYHIREAGATAAQELAYTLADGFGYVELGLSRGLDVNSFAPGLSFFFDAHVDFFEEIAKFRAARRIWARYLRDVYGATSEKAQWLRFHTQTAGVSLTAQQPVNNVVRTAIEALSAILGGTNSLHTNALDETLALPTDESAEIALRTQQVLMHEIGVVNVADPLGGSWYVEALTDKIEAETEEIFTRIKALGPDGTFTQGILRGIENGWFTAAIADSAYAYQRALETGVKDIVGVTKHTHTLTKSLEILRVSHEVESEQVKVLTARRGDRDQAVVDAALARMVAVSRTDENMVPAMLDACRVEATLGEICDALRAEWGVYREPARF, encoded by the coding sequence ATGAACGCTGACGAGATCGCCGCCGGCCGCGACCGCTGGCAGCACCGCTTCGACTCCGCTCACCAGCGGCAAGCGGACTTTACGACCCTATCCGGCGTCGAGGTCGATCCTGTCTACGGTCCGGCCGAGGGCGACACCGTCGCCGGATTCGAGCGCATCGGCTGGCCCGGAGAATTCCCCTTCACCCGAGGCCTCTACCCCACCGGATATCGCGGCCGAACCTGGACGATCCGGCAGTTCGCGGGCTATGGCAACGCCCACCAGACCAACGAGCGCTATCACCAGATCCTCGGCGCGGGCGGTGGCGGGCTCAGCGTCGCCTTCGACATGCCGACGCTGATGGGGCGCGACTCCGACGACCCCCGCTCGCTCGGCGAGGTCGGCCACTGCGGTGTCGCCGTCGACTCGGCCGCCGACATGGAGATCCTCTTCAACGGCATCGACCTGGCCAAGGTCACCACGAGCATGACGATCAGCGGGCCGGCCGTACCCGTCTTCTGCATGTATCTCGTCGCGGCGGAGCGCCAGGGCGCGACGCTGCGCGACCTCGACGGCACCCTGCAGACCGACATCTTCAAGGAGTACATCGCGCAGAAGGAGTGGCTCTTCGAGCCCGAGCCGCACCTGCGCCTCATCGGCGACCTCATGGAATATTGCAACGCCGAGATCCCGCGCTACAAGCCGCTGTCGGTCTCGGGTTACCACATCCGCGAGGCCGGTGCGACCGCCGCGCAGGAGCTCGCCTACACGCTCGCCGACGGCTTCGGCTACGTCGAGCTGGGGCTGTCGCGCGGGCTCGACGTCAACTCCTTCGCACCCGGGCTCAGCTTCTTCTTCGACGCGCACGTCGACTTCTTCGAGGAGATCGCGAAGTTCCGGGCCGCGCGCCGCATCTGGGCCCGCTACCTGCGCGATGTCTACGGCGCCACGAGCGAGAAGGCGCAGTGGCTCCGCTTCCACACCCAGACCGCCGGCGTCTCGCTCACCGCGCAGCAACCGGTCAACAACGTCGTGCGTACGGCGATCGAAGCGCTCTCGGCGATCCTCGGCGGCACCAACTCGCTGCACACCAACGCCCTCGACGAGACGCTGGCGCTGCCGACCGACGAGTCCGCGGAGATCGCGCTGCGGACCCAGCAGGTGCTGATGCACGAGATCGGCGTGGTCAACGTGGCCGACCCCCTCGGCGGCTCGTGGTATGTCGAGGCCCTCACCGACAAGATCGAGGCCGAGACCGAGGAGATCTTCACCCGGATCAAGGCGCTCGGGCCGGACGGCACCTTCACCCAGGGCATCCTGCGCGGCATCGAGAACGGCTGGTTCACTGCGGCGATCGCGGACTCGGCTTACGCCTATCAGCGGGCGCTGGAGACCGGGGTCAAGGACATCGTCGGCGTCACGAAGCACACGCACACGCTGACCAAGTCGCTGGAGATCCTGCGGGTGTCGCACGAGGTCGAGAGCGAGCAGGTCAAGGTGCTGACGGCGCGCCGCGGTGACCGGGACCAGGCGGTGGTCGACGCCGCGCTGGCACGGATGGTGGCGGTGTCGCGGACGGACGAGAACATGGTCCCGGCGATGCTGGACGCCTGCCGGGTGGAGGCGACGCTGGGCGAGATCTGCGACGCGCTCCGCGCCGAGTGGGGCGTCTACCGGGAGCCGGCCCGCTTCTAG
- the meaB gene encoding methylmalonyl Co-A mutase-associated GTPase MeaB, protein MSPTVDELISAARAGDARSVAKLISLVERGAPELPRIAGALGEHAQRAHIIGLTGSPGVGKSTTTNELVAAFRRAGKRVGVLAIDPSSPFTGGAILGDRVRMQDHATDPGVYIRSMSSRGHLGGLASATPAAARVLAGIGCDIVVVETVGVGQAEVEIASLADTTLVLLAPGMGDAIQAVKAGILEIADIFVINKADRDGADNTYRDIQGMIALGERPPGQWRPRVLRTVASRGEGIAEVVSTLDEHLSYLEESGELAKRRTERAAAEIEAVALATLRARIGSLRGGDGMQLDELAGKVAVGALDPYAAAERLLAALES, encoded by the coding sequence GTGAGTCCTACGGTCGACGAGCTGATCAGCGCCGCGCGTGCGGGTGATGCTCGCAGCGTGGCGAAGCTGATCAGCCTCGTCGAGCGGGGCGCCCCCGAGCTGCCCCGGATCGCCGGGGCGCTGGGCGAGCACGCCCAGCGCGCCCACATCATCGGCCTCACCGGCTCGCCCGGCGTCGGCAAGTCCACCACCACCAACGAGCTGGTGGCGGCCTTCCGGCGTGCGGGCAAGCGGGTGGGCGTCCTCGCCATCGACCCGTCCAGCCCGTTCACCGGCGGTGCGATTCTCGGCGACCGGGTGCGGATGCAGGACCACGCCACCGATCCGGGCGTCTACATCCGGTCGATGTCGAGCCGGGGCCACCTCGGCGGCCTCGCGTCGGCGACCCCGGCCGCGGCCCGGGTGCTCGCGGGGATCGGCTGCGACATCGTCGTGGTCGAGACCGTCGGCGTCGGCCAGGCCGAGGTGGAGATCGCCAGTCTCGCCGACACGACCCTGGTGCTGCTCGCGCCGGGGATGGGCGACGCGATCCAGGCCGTCAAGGCGGGCATCCTGGAGATCGCCGACATCTTCGTGATCAACAAGGCGGACCGGGACGGCGCGGACAACACATACCGGGACATCCAGGGCATGATCGCCCTCGGCGAGCGGCCGCCCGGCCAGTGGCGTCCGCGAGTGCTGCGGACCGTGGCGTCCCGGGGTGAGGGGATCGCCGAGGTGGTCTCGACCCTGGACGAGCATTTGTCCTATCTGGAGGAGTCCGGCGAGCTGGCGAAGCGGCGGACGGAGCGGGCCGCCGCCGAGATCGAGGCGGTGGCGCTCGCCACCCTGCGCGCCCGGATCGGTTCCCTGCGCGGCGGCGACGGCATGCAGCTCGACGAGCTGGCGGGCAAGGTGGCGGTCGGCGCGCTGGATCCTTACGCCGCGGCCGAACGGCTCCTGGCAGCCCTGGAGTCCTGA
- a CDS encoding ABC transporter ATP-binding protein, producing MTSTVQVDRITVAYGKDRPVLRDVSAMAVPGRVLAVTGPSGAGKTTLLWAMAGLIKPQEGSVTVDGHPISERDQAVADGVVLVPQENGLAAILTASENVQVALIANGAAPADARRRTAEALDQVGLAGQADQLVEELSGGQQQRTAIARGLALRGNVLLADEVTSELDAANRQKVLDLLHAEARRGAAVVFATHDPQAAAACDAEIHLVDGCATIVRS from the coding sequence ATGACCTCGACTGTGCAGGTGGACCGCATCACCGTGGCCTATGGCAAGGATCGCCCGGTCCTGCGCGATGTGTCCGCGATGGCCGTGCCGGGCCGCGTGCTCGCCGTCACCGGTCCGTCCGGTGCCGGCAAGACCACGCTGCTCTGGGCGATGGCCGGGCTGATCAAGCCGCAGGAGGGTTCGGTCACCGTCGACGGGCACCCGATCAGCGAGCGGGACCAGGCGGTCGCCGACGGCGTCGTGCTCGTCCCCCAGGAGAACGGCCTCGCCGCCATTCTCACCGCCAGCGAGAACGTGCAGGTGGCCCTGATCGCCAACGGTGCGGCTCCCGCCGACGCCCGTCGGCGCACGGCTGAGGCGCTCGACCAGGTCGGCCTCGCCGGTCAGGCCGACCAGCTCGTCGAGGAGCTCTCCGGCGGCCAGCAGCAGCGCACCGCGATCGCACGGGGTCTCGCCCTGCGCGGCAACGTGCTCCTCGCCGACGAGGTCACCAGCGAGCTCGACGCCGCCAACCGGCAGAAGGTCCTCGACCTGCTGCACGCCGAGGCCCGGCGCGGTGCTGCCGTCGTCTTCGCGACACACGACCCCCAGGCCGCAGCCGCCTGCGACGCCGAGATCCACCTCGTCGACGGGTGCGCGACGATCGTCCGTTCATAA
- a CDS encoding acetyl-CoA C-acetyltransferase, protein MSSVIVAGARTPMGRLLGNLKDFPATALGGVAIAAALERAGVAPEQVQYVIMGQVLQAGAGQIPARQAAVAGGIPLSVPALTINKVCLSGLDAIALADQLIRAGEVEIVVAGGMESMTNAPHLLVGQRAGYKYGDVVVKDHMALDGLTDAWEGIPMGEATERQGRKWEITREEQDAFAADSHQRAAAAQKNGVFAEEITPLTIPQRKGDPIVLGEDEGVRPDTTVETLSKLRPAFSKDGTITAGTASPISDGACAVVVMSKAKAEELGLAWLAEIGAHGNVAGPDTSLHAQPSNAIKQALAKEGITAADLDLIEINEAFAAVGIASTRELGVDPSIVNVNGGAIALGHPIGMSGARLALTLALELKRRGGGIGAAALCGGGGQGDALILKVPAA, encoded by the coding sequence ATGAGTTCGGTGATCGTGGCCGGTGCGCGTACCCCCATGGGTCGTCTGCTCGGCAACCTGAAGGATTTCCCCGCGACCGCGCTGGGCGGCGTGGCTATCGCCGCGGCGCTGGAGCGAGCCGGTGTCGCGCCGGAGCAGGTGCAGTACGTCATCATGGGCCAGGTGCTCCAGGCCGGAGCCGGGCAGATCCCGGCCCGCCAGGCTGCCGTGGCGGGTGGCATCCCGCTCTCCGTCCCCGCGTTGACGATCAACAAGGTCTGCCTCTCCGGCCTCGACGCGATCGCCCTCGCCGACCAGCTCATTCGTGCCGGTGAGGTCGAGATCGTGGTCGCGGGCGGCATGGAGTCGATGACGAACGCCCCGCACCTGCTCGTCGGCCAGCGGGCGGGCTACAAGTACGGCGACGTGGTCGTCAAGGACCACATGGCGCTCGACGGGCTCACCGATGCCTGGGAGGGCATCCCGATGGGCGAGGCGACCGAGCGGCAGGGCCGCAAGTGGGAGATCACCCGTGAGGAGCAGGACGCCTTCGCGGCCGACTCGCACCAGCGAGCCGCCGCCGCGCAGAAGAACGGCGTCTTCGCCGAGGAGATCACGCCGCTGACGATCCCGCAGCGCAAGGGCGATCCGATCGTGCTCGGTGAGGACGAGGGCGTTCGCCCGGACACCACCGTCGAGACCCTCTCGAAGCTGCGCCCGGCATTCAGCAAGGACGGCACCATCACCGCCGGGACGGCCTCGCCGATCTCCGACGGTGCCTGCGCGGTCGTCGTGATGAGCAAGGCGAAGGCCGAGGAGCTGGGTCTGGCCTGGCTCGCCGAGATCGGTGCTCACGGCAACGTGGCCGGTCCGGACACCTCGCTGCACGCCCAGCCGTCCAACGCGATCAAGCAGGCGCTGGCGAAGGAGGGCATCACCGCAGCCGACCTCGACCTGATCGAGATCAACGAGGCCTTCGCCGCGGTCGGCATCGCCTCCACCCGCGAGCTCGGCGTCGACCCGTCGATCGTCAACGTTAACGGCGGCGCGATCGCGCTCGGCCACCCCATCGGCATGTCCGGTGCCCGGCTCGCCCTCACCCTCGCGCTGGAGCTCAAGCGGCGCGGCGGTGGCATCGGCGCGGCTGCGCTCTGCGGCGGCGGCGGCCAAGGCGATGCGTTGATCTTGAAGGTGCCTGCGGCGTGA
- a CDS encoding ABC transporter ATP-binding protein: MSLTMTDMSVAGAARPPIRGIGLTCRGLVSIYKLEGYDVVALAGVDLDIEPGESVALLGPSGSGKSTLLSVLAGLLRPSAGRATVGELDLAKATEVELHRMRATDVGVVLQGASRNLLPYLSAEQNVRFAQRGVPAERRRDSPPPREILSLVGLTRGRVRLRPSGLAPGERQRLAIAVALANRPGLLLADEPTSQLDLQARDEVIGALESVRRSGTTVVIVTHDPDVGGRMGRTVTIRDGRVGAEGHRGEEFARVARDGSVHLPAEVLDYMPPGTLLRIVPRTDGTAWLVPANGPMPASGHGSVPAPVTDPMAPTSNNQTGISPLWTGPTAGSGAARIDKPIVGDGVHRGRTPAEYFGEGR; this comes from the coding sequence ATGAGCCTGACCATGACCGACATGAGCGTGGCCGGTGCCGCGCGCCCGCCGATCCGGGGCATCGGGCTCACCTGCCGCGGCCTGGTCTCGATCTACAAACTCGAGGGGTACGACGTCGTCGCCCTCGCCGGTGTCGACCTCGACATCGAGCCGGGCGAGTCGGTGGCGCTGCTCGGACCGTCGGGTTCGGGCAAGTCCACCCTGCTCAGCGTGCTCGCCGGGCTGCTGCGCCCCTCGGCCGGCCGGGCCACGGTCGGTGAGCTCGACCTGGCGAAGGCGACCGAGGTGGAGCTGCACCGGATGCGGGCCACCGATGTCGGCGTGGTGCTGCAGGGCGCCTCCCGCAACCTGCTGCCCTACCTGAGCGCGGAGCAGAACGTGCGCTTCGCCCAGCGGGGAGTGCCGGCCGAGCGGCGCCGCGACAGCCCGCCCCCGCGCGAGATCCTGTCGCTGGTGGGCCTGACCCGGGGCCGGGTGCGGCTGCGGCCGAGCGGACTGGCACCGGGGGAGCGGCAGCGGCTCGCCATCGCCGTGGCGCTCGCCAACCGGCCGGGGCTGCTCCTCGCCGACGAGCCGACGAGCCAGCTCGACCTGCAGGCCCGCGACGAGGTGATCGGGGCTCTGGAATCGGTACGCCGCTCCGGCACGACGGTCGTCATCGTGACCCACGATCCGGATGTCGGCGGCCGGATGGGGCGTACCGTCACGATCCGCGACGGCCGGGTCGGTGCGGAGGGCCACCGGGGCGAGGAGTTCGCCCGGGTCGCCCGCGACGGTTCGGTGCACCTGCCCGCCGAGGTGCTCGACTACATGCCGCCGGGCACGCTTTTGCGCATTGTGCCCCGGACTGACGGCACTGCCTGGTTGGTGCCCGCCAACGGTCCGATGCCCGCTTCGGGACACGGCAGCGTACCCGCGCCGGTGACCGATCCGATGGCTCCGACCAGCAACAACCAGACGGGAATCTCACCCCTATGGACGGGGCCCACAGCCGGGTCCGGCGCCGCTAGGATCGACAAGCCGATCGTGGGCGACGGTGTCCATCGTGGACGGACGCCCGCCGAATACTTTGGGGAGGGGCGATGA
- a CDS encoding FtsX-like permease family protein, giving the protein MTGWTVLLRGARHRAGRSLVVLVLAVIATAAAVLTPAYTRAAQQSVLTDTLRSAPATGTSLLVSADGTGDGPESGPAGDSQQVVDAFIASHPLLKSLVGKPVTAVETESQILSAGASGKPGGPGEKVVGRYVYRDRLCAQMKIVGDCPIDSDQIIVSTRAAESRGWEVGEFLTITLGKAPVRREIVGTYTPNDPNADFWGVNSYFSETGYVNPETGVSRTDSIFAGSEEDIRAWPGFHGTPLTSAPPRISMSLRYSMNVDKVRLDDIEPLRRDIGNLSLTLAGADLKLNTSLNRLLDEVAVDQEAISTTVPLVAVPLVLLAFFVLMLLVASLAEERGPEIALAKLRGYSAGRASRFGQGEVLALIVLATPLGIAAGLGIAAGAAKWFLAEGTTVELRWEPFAAGAAALVVSFLAVWAASRRTVRSNVLGLLRRVPQRTSWRTGALEGVAVALAAAALFAALRERGSLLALLAAPLLAVVAGIVIARLLRIVAGARLAMARRTGNVATLLANAQLARRPGRHRVVIVMTVAVALLGFAATAWDVASQARQAYAENVVGAARVYSVTAPNPEVLVAAVKTVAPDGTAMPVVRRSEQYADSRIQVIGVPAAQFPDVAQWAGHSRDELVALAAKLHPPAPDPVPVSGVLTVRANVTELGAVPLRLGGVVLEPGKAPRSISLGTLRKGVHDYSASVPAGRFAGLEVLRPAGGSATATVSIKVTALSSGAGPGAVRFDEETAWRFVQERSNGWTLKLSHDNGLVLDATSNSFADLHVDYLDTPAALPMVMAGRVPAERPGDTLLSFPAFAELPQRFEVVGTAPTIPRAGDHAILVDLDYGLQLAANGSGYADETTLFYEIWTTSGAADLRGPLAAAGVRVIRTETVGDYTDQLARRAPALSLRLYLLAGAVAVLLALGVVLLVTRIGADGRRMEMAALRVAGVRPKVLRRGLRREYLSLLGLPVLLGFAVGVGSAWLMLPGIAMVTVGEFADPSWHPALGAIAVAAGASLLALLLALFVAVRLLRRSTPDLLRGEL; this is encoded by the coding sequence GTGACAGGTTGGACCGTGCTGTTGCGGGGTGCGAGACATCGGGCCGGGCGATCCCTGGTCGTGCTCGTGCTGGCCGTGATCGCGACGGCGGCGGCTGTGCTGACCCCCGCTTACACGAGGGCTGCGCAGCAATCCGTGCTGACGGACACGCTGCGGTCGGCGCCGGCCACCGGCACCTCCCTTCTGGTCAGCGCGGACGGCACCGGTGACGGACCCGAGTCCGGTCCGGCCGGCGACTCGCAGCAGGTCGTGGATGCCTTCATCGCCTCGCACCCGCTGCTGAAGAGCCTCGTCGGAAAGCCCGTGACCGCCGTCGAGACCGAGAGCCAGATCCTCTCGGCGGGCGCGTCCGGCAAGCCGGGCGGTCCGGGCGAGAAGGTCGTCGGCCGGTACGTCTACCGCGACCGCCTCTGCGCCCAGATGAAGATCGTCGGAGACTGCCCGATCGACTCGGACCAGATCATCGTCAGCACCCGGGCAGCCGAATCCCGTGGCTGGGAGGTCGGCGAGTTCCTCACGATCACCCTGGGCAAGGCGCCGGTCCGGCGGGAGATCGTCGGCACCTACACGCCGAACGACCCCAACGCCGACTTCTGGGGCGTCAACAGCTACTTCTCCGAGACGGGCTACGTCAACCCCGAGACGGGCGTCTCGCGTACGGACTCGATCTTCGCCGGGAGCGAGGAGGACATCCGGGCCTGGCCGGGTTTCCACGGAACCCCGCTCACCAGCGCTCCGCCCCGGATCAGCATGTCCCTGCGCTACTCGATGAACGTGGACAAGGTGCGGCTCGACGACATCGAGCCCCTGCGCCGCGACATCGGCAACCTCTCGCTCACCCTCGCCGGGGCCGACCTCAAGCTCAACACCTCGCTCAACCGGCTCCTCGACGAGGTCGCCGTCGACCAGGAGGCGATCTCCACGACCGTGCCGCTCGTCGCGGTGCCGCTGGTCCTGCTCGCCTTCTTCGTGCTGATGCTGCTCGTCGCGTCCCTCGCCGAGGAGCGCGGGCCGGAGATCGCGCTCGCCAAGCTGCGCGGCTACTCGGCCGGGCGCGCGTCCCGCTTCGGGCAGGGCGAGGTGCTGGCGCTGATAGTCCTGGCGACACCGCTCGGCATCGCCGCGGGCCTGGGCATCGCCGCGGGCGCCGCGAAGTGGTTCCTCGCCGAGGGGACCACCGTCGAGCTGCGCTGGGAACCCTTCGCCGCCGGTGCCGCCGCGCTGGTCGTGTCGTTCCTCGCCGTGTGGGCGGCGTCGCGGCGTACCGTGCGATCGAATGTTCTCGGCCTGTTGCGGCGCGTGCCGCAGCGGACCAGCTGGCGCACCGGCGCGCTGGAGGGTGTCGCCGTCGCGCTCGCCGCAGCGGCGCTCTTCGCCGCGCTGCGCGAGCGGGGCTCGCTGCTGGCGCTGCTCGCGGCACCGCTGCTCGCCGTGGTCGCGGGCATCGTCATCGCCCGGCTGCTGCGGATCGTCGCGGGTGCCCGGCTGGCGATGGCCCGGCGCACCGGCAATGTCGCGACGCTGCTCGCCAACGCTCAGCTGGCCCGGCGGCCGGGGCGGCACCGCGTCGTCATCGTGATGACGGTCGCCGTGGCGCTGCTCGGCTTCGCCGCCACCGCCTGGGACGTCGCGTCGCAGGCCCGGCAGGCGTACGCGGAGAATGTCGTCGGCGCGGCCCGGGTCTACTCCGTGACCGCCCCCAACCCGGAAGTCCTCGTCGCCGCGGTGAAGACGGTGGCGCCGGACGGGACGGCGATGCCGGTGGTCCGCCGCTCCGAGCAGTACGCCGACAGCCGCATCCAGGTCATCGGCGTGCCCGCGGCCCAGTTCCCCGATGTCGCGCAGTGGGCCGGGCACAGCCGGGACGAGCTGGTCGCCCTGGCGGCGAAGCTGCACCCGCCGGCGCCCGATCCGGTGCCGGTGAGCGGCGTGCTGACCGTCCGGGCCAACGTCACCGAGCTCGGCGCGGTGCCGCTGCGGCTCGGCGGCGTGGTGCTGGAACCGGGCAAGGCGCCGCGCTCGATCTCGCTGGGCACCCTGCGCAAGGGCGTGCACGACTACAGCGCATCGGTTCCGGCGGGCCGCTTCGCCGGGCTGGAGGTGCTGCGCCCGGCCGGTGGCTCGGCGACCGCGACAGTGTCGATCAAGGTGACCGCCCTCAGCTCGGGTGCCGGTCCCGGCGCGGTGCGCTTCGACGAGGAGACCGCCTGGCGCTTCGTGCAGGAGCGCAGCAACGGCTGGACCCTCAAGCTCAGCCACGACAACGGGCTGGTCTTGGACGCCACCTCCAACAGCTTCGCCGACCTGCACGTCGACTACCTGGACACGCCTGCCGCGCTGCCGATGGTGATGGCGGGCCGGGTCCCGGCCGAGCGCCCCGGCGACACGCTGCTCAGCTTCCCGGCCTTCGCCGAGCTGCCGCAGCGGTTCGAGGTGGTCGGCACGGCGCCGACGATCCCGCGCGCCGGTGACCACGCGATCCTCGTCGATCTCGACTACGGGCTCCAGCTCGCCGCCAACGGCTCGGGCTACGCCGACGAAACGACGCTCTTCTACGAGATCTGGACCACGTCGGGCGCGGCCGATCTGCGGGGACCGCTCGCCGCGGCGGGGGTGCGGGTGATCCGTACCGAGACCGTCGGCGACTACACCGATCAGCTCGCCCGCCGCGCGCCCGCGCTGAGCCTGCGGCTCTACCTGCTGGCCGGTGCGGTGGCGGTGCTGCTGGCACTCGGCGTGGTGCTGCTGGTGACCCGGATCGGTGCCGACGGCCGCCGGATGGAGATGGCCGCGCTGCGGGTCGCCGGTGTGCGCCCCAAGGTGCTGCGCCGAGGGCTGCGCCGCGAGTACCTCTCCCTGCTCGGCCTGCCGGTGCTGCTCGGCTTCGCCGTCGGCGTCGGCAGCGCGTGGCTGATGCTGCCGGGGATAGCGATGGTCACGGTGGGGGAGTTCGCCGATCCGAGCTGGCACCCCGCCCTGGGCGCGATCGCCGTGGCGGCCGGTGCCAGCCTGCTCGCACTGCTGCTCGCGCTCTTCGTCGCCGTCCGCCTGCTGCGCCGATCCACCCCAGACCTGCTGCGAGGTGAGCTCTGA
- a CDS encoding Asp23/Gls24 family envelope stress response protein: protein MSETVEAVPAPATPSPAAPSTLDSVRSQFDEVKADAGVAFGKAGDVVIEAADNAVDAAKTAATNLGRRLRNNAELPADRGRTTIRHEVVEKIAGIAAREVPGVHDLGGDVARIFSSVKERIGLGEGESDQGVTVTLEGRTAAIEVVIVIEFGYVVHSVTDTVRVKVINSVENLLGLEVTGVDVIVDDVHVPEKAPAGDDQARAADYVA, encoded by the coding sequence ATGAGCGAGACAGTTGAGGCGGTGCCGGCTCCGGCGACTCCGTCCCCGGCGGCGCCGTCCACGTTGGACAGCGTTCGTTCGCAGTTCGACGAGGTCAAGGCCGACGCCGGTGTAGCTTTCGGCAAGGCCGGCGACGTGGTCATCGAGGCGGCGGACAACGCCGTCGACGCGGCGAAGACCGCCGCCACCAACCTGGGCCGCCGCCTGCGCAACAACGCGGAGCTGCCCGCCGATCGCGGTCGCACCACGATCCGCCACGAGGTGGTCGAGAAGATCGCCGGCATCGCGGCTCGCGAGGTGCCCGGCGTCCACGACCTCGGCGGCGACGTCGCCCGGATCTTCAGCTCGGTGAAGGAGCGGATCGGCCTCGGCGAGGGCGAGTCCGACCAGGGCGTCACCGTGACGCTGGAGGGCCGCACCGCGGCGATCGAGGTCGTCATCGTCATCGAGTTCGGCTACGTGGTCCACTCGGTCACCGACACCGTGCGCGTGAAGGTCATCAACTCGGTGGAGAACCTGCTGGGCCTTGAGGTCACGGGTGTCGATGTCATCGTCGACGACGTGCACGTGCCGGAGAAGGCGCCCGCGGGCGACGACCAGGCACGCGCGGCCGACTACGTCGCCTGA